The proteins below are encoded in one region of Mycobacterium shinjukuense:
- a CDS encoding glutamate--cysteine ligase, which yields MSSVPASTPANRAAARIDFARSPRPTVGVEWEFALVDAQTRDLSNEATAVIAEIGENPRVHKELLRNTVEIVSGICDCTAAAMADLRDTLESARQIVRARGMELFCAGTHPFAKWSAQKLTDAPRYAELIKRTQWWGRQMLIWGVHVHVGISSANKVMPIISSMLNYYPHLLALSASSPWWAGEDTGYASNRAMMFQQLPTAGLPFQFQTWAEFEGFVYDQKKTGIIDHMDEIRWDIRPSPHLGTVEVRVCDGVSNLRELGALVALTHCLVVDLDRRLDAGETLPTMPPWHVQENKWRAARYGLDAVVILDADSNERLVTEDLDDVLTRLEPVAKSLDCSEELAAVSDIPRIGASYQRQRRVAEEHDGDLRAVVDALVAELDS from the coding sequence GTGTCATCGGTTCCGGCTAGCACGCCGGCTAACCGGGCGGCCGCGCGCATCGACTTCGCCCGCTCGCCCCGGCCGACCGTCGGCGTCGAGTGGGAGTTCGCGCTCGTCGATGCCCAGACCCGCGACCTGAGCAACGAAGCCACCGCGGTGATCGCCGAGATCGGCGAAAACCCACGCGTGCACAAGGAGTTGCTGCGCAACACCGTCGAGATCGTCAGCGGTATCTGCGACTGCACCGCCGCAGCGATGGCGGATTTGCGCGACACCCTCGAGTCCGCGCGCCAGATCGTCCGGGCCCGCGGGATGGAGCTGTTCTGCGCCGGGACGCACCCGTTCGCGAAGTGGTCGGCCCAAAAGCTGACCGACGCACCGCGTTACGCCGAGCTGATCAAACGCACCCAGTGGTGGGGCCGGCAGATGCTGATCTGGGGCGTGCATGTGCACGTCGGGATCTCGTCGGCCAACAAGGTGATGCCGATCATCTCGTCGATGCTCAACTATTACCCCCATCTGCTGGCGCTGTCGGCGTCGTCGCCGTGGTGGGCCGGTGAGGACACCGGATATGCCAGCAATCGGGCGATGATGTTTCAGCAGTTGCCCACCGCCGGGTTGCCGTTCCAGTTCCAGACGTGGGCGGAGTTCGAAGGTTTCGTCTACGACCAGAAGAAAACCGGCATCATTGACCACATGGACGAAATCCGTTGGGACATAAGGCCATCACCGCATCTGGGCACCGTCGAGGTGCGGGTCTGCGACGGCGTCTCCAACCTGCGGGAGCTGGGCGCGCTGGTCGCGTTGACGCATTGCCTGGTGGTCGACCTGGACCGGCGGCTGGACGCCGGGGAGACGCTGCCGACGATGCCGCCCTGGCATGTGCAAGAGAACAAATGGCGCGCCGCCCGATACGGTTTGGACGCGGTCGTCATCCTCGACGCCGACAGCAACGAGCGACTGGTCACCGAGGATCTCGACGACGTGCTGACTCGGCTGGAGCCGGTCGCCAAGTCGCTGGATTGCTCCGAGGAGCTGGCCGCGGTGTCCGACATCCCCCGAATCGGCGCCTCGTACCAGCGGCAGCGCCGGGTCGCCGAGGAGCATGACGGCGACCTGCGCGCGGTCGTCGACGCGCTGGTTGCCGAGCTGGACAGCTAG
- the sodC gene encoding superoxide dismutase[Cu-Zn] yields the protein MPMPADTRTVAAVATSALSLAACAALITACSSPQHASTIPGTTPSVWTGSPAPSGTSGEHEEASPTAQSLLTTLKAPDGTQVATAKFEFANGFATITIATTGTGKLTPGFHGVHLHEVGKCEPNSVAPTGGAPGDFLSAGGHFHVPGHRATPASGDLTSLQVRTDGSATLVTTTDAFTMADLLAGTKTAIIIHAGADNFANIPPDRYTQVNGTPGPDEITMTTGDAGKRVACGVIGSG from the coding sequence ATGCCTATGCCCGCCGATACCCGCACCGTCGCAGCCGTCGCCACCTCGGCACTGTCGCTGGCTGCGTGCGCCGCACTGATCACCGCGTGCTCGTCGCCCCAACACGCGTCGACGATACCGGGTACCACGCCGTCGGTCTGGACCGGATCGCCTGCGCCGTCGGGAACCTCGGGGGAACACGAGGAGGCGTCGCCCACCGCGCAAAGCCTGCTGACCACCCTTAAGGCACCCGACGGTACCCAGGTCGCGACCGCCAAGTTCGAATTCGCCAACGGGTTCGCCACCATCACGATCGCGACCACCGGCACCGGAAAACTCACGCCCGGCTTCCACGGGGTGCACCTGCACGAGGTGGGCAAGTGCGAACCCAACTCCGTTGCCCCGACCGGCGGCGCGCCCGGCGACTTCCTGTCCGCCGGCGGCCACTTCCACGTGCCCGGGCACCGGGCCACTCCCGCCAGCGGCGACCTGACCTCACTGCAGGTGCGCACAGACGGCTCGGCGACGCTGGTGACCACGACGGACGCATTCACCATGGCCGACCTGCTGGCCGGTACCAAGACGGCGATCATCATTCATGCCGGCGCCGACAACTTCGCCAACATCCCGCCGGATCGCTACACCCAGGTCAACGGCACACCGGGTCCGGACGAGATCACGATGACCACCGGTGACGCCGGCAAGCGGGTGGCCTGCGGTGTCATCGGTTCCGGCTAG